CGGGAATCGGCAGCCCCTGGGCAAGTACGGAGCTCTCGAAGGCGACTACGGCACCATCGCGGCGTGCGGCGGCGATGGCTGGGGACCAACGAACTGCGCGCGGGATGTCGTCCACACCGCAAGCATACACCGCCGTGCGCACCCTGACAATTGCCTGGCCATTTCCCCCGTGCGGGGGCAAACACCTGCGGCTATCTTAGGCTTCAATGAGCACCGCTGAGGGCGGCCCCGCGCTGGGTCGCGACGATCAGTTCTTCCGCAAGCTGGTGGAGGCGTCGCAGGACTTCATCGTGGTCATCGACCACGAGGGAAAGGTGACGTACGTGTCGCCGTCGATGCAGCGCGTCCTGCGCTTCGAGCCGGCACAGATCTACGGCCACTCGGCGTTCGAGTTCATCCACCCGGAAG
This sequence is a window from Actinomycetota bacterium. Protein-coding genes within it:
- a CDS encoding PAS domain S-box protein, whose translation is MSTAEGGPALGRDDQFFRKLVEASQDFIVVIDHEGKVTYVSPSMQRVLRFEPAQIYGHSAFEFIHPEDHETAQRALADELAGTQPAWYIDVRLLTAEGEWIPVEVKGWLDRSGESPRVIVHARDLRWRKTME